A genome region from Glycine max cultivar Williams 82 chromosome 5, Glycine_max_v4.0, whole genome shotgun sequence includes the following:
- the LOC100809872 gene encoding oleosin G — MADQYPSPAQAHRATAPPPSLSAAFLQKLQDRAPNSTQLAGILPLLVTASVFLLLTGLTVAGAVLGLIFFLPLIIVSSPVWVPAGTLLFIVTAGFLSVCGFGVALVAALSWMYRYFRGLHPPGSDRVDYARSRIYDTASHVKDYAREYGGYLQSKVKDAAPGA, encoded by the coding sequence ATGGCGGACCAATACCCAAGCCCGGCCCAAGCCCACAGAGCCACTGCCCCACCCCCCTCCCTCTCAGCCGCGTTTCTCCAAAAACTCCAGGACCGGGCCCCCAACTCAACCCAGCTCGCCGGCATCTTACCCCTCCTCGTAACCGCCTCCGTCTTCCTCCTCCTGACGGGCCTAACCGTCGCAGGGGCCGTCCTGGGCCTCATATTTTTCCTCCCCTTAATCATCGTATCAAGCCCAGTGTGGGTCCCAGCCGGCACCCTCTTATTCATCGTCACCGCAGGGTTCTTGTCCGTGTGCGGTTTCGGCGTTGCACTCGTGGCCGCGCTGTCGTGGATGTACCGTTACTTCAGGGGGCTCCACCCGCCCGGTTCCGACCGCGTCGACTACGCGCGGAGCCGCATTTACGACACCGCCAGCCACGTCAAAGACTACGCCAGGGAATACGGCGGCTATTTGCAGAGTAAGGTCAAAGATGCAGCTCCCGGTGCGTGA